The segment TGGCCACTGGTTCGGCTGCGTTCGTGCCCGATGTGCCGGGCGTAGAGAAAGAGGGGGTTTTTGTGTACCGCACCATTGAAGACCTGGAATTAATGCAGGCTTATGCCAAAACAGCCCGCAAAGGAGCCGTGATGGGCGGTGGGTTGCTGGGTCTTGAGGCTGCCAAGGCCTTGATGGACCTAGGCTTGGAAGAAACGCACGTGATTGAATTTGCTCCCCGGCTTATGCCGCGGCAGGTAGATTTGGCCGGCAGCAACATGCTGCAGGCCAAACTGGAGGCGCTGGGCCTGAATATGCATCTGAAGAAAAGCACCACCAACATTTTAGGGGACGGTAAAATTGATGGGCTGCAGTTTGCAGATGATACCCTCCTGGAAGTTGACATGCTGGTGATCTCTGCCGGAATACGCCCAAGGGATGAGTTGGCCAGGTTGGCTGGGTTAGAGGTAGGTACCCGGGGTGGCATTGTGGTGAATGACCACATGCAAACCTCAGATACCAGCATTTTCGCCATTGGTGAGTGTGCCTTGCACGAAGGCATGATCTATGGCCTGGTGGCGCCGGGCTATGAGATGGCCGAGACCGTGGCCACGCTCCTGTGCCAGGGCGAGAAAGCCTTTACTGGTTTTGACATGAGCACCAAGCTCAAGCTGATTGGGGTTGATGTGGCCAGTTTCGGTGATCCTTTCATCTCTGAGCCAGACGCCCGCAGCATTGTTTTTGAAGATTCACACAAAGGCATTTACAAACGCATCAACCTTAGTCCAGACGGCAAGTACCTGTTAGGAGGGGTGTTGGTAGGTGATGCGGCAGCCTACAACATCTTGTTGCAGACCGTCACAAACAACATTGTATTGCCCCCTAACCCTGAGGATTTGATTTTGGGCTCCAGAGGAGGAGAGAGTGATGCCGGAGCCGGGGTGATGAGCCTGCCAGACGAAGCCCTGATCTGTTCCTGCGAATCGGTGACCAAGGGCGATATCTGTTCAGCCGTCACGCAAGGGGGCGTAACCTCTCTGGAGGGTATGAAGAAATGCACCAAAGCGGCTACCTGTTGCGGTGGGTGTGCGCCGCTGGTGAAAGACTTGATTCTGGAGACGCAAAAAGCCAATGGGGCCTACGTGAAGAACAATGTGTGCGAGCATTTTGACTTCTCCCGTCAGGAATTATTTGATCTGCTCAAACTCAACAACATCCAGACCTATGATGAGGCGCTGGACACCTTTGGCAAAGGCGACGGCTGCGAGGCTTGTAAACCAACCATTGCCAGTATCTTGGCAAGCCTCTGGAACAAGGTGATTGTGAAGCAATCTACCATCCAGGACAGCAACGACCGTTATCTGGCCAATATCCAGAAAGGAGGCACTTACTCTGTAGTGCCCCGTATTCCGGGCGGTGAGATTACCCCAGATAAACTGATTGTGATTGGGCAGGTTGCCAAGAAATATGACCTGTACACCAAAATTACCGGCGGGCAGCGCATTGACCTTTTTGGGGCTCATTTAAGTGATTTACCCGATATCTGGGAAGAGCTCATTGACGCAGGTTTTGAAAGCGGCCATGCCTACGGAAAAGCTTTGCGTACCGTGAAAAGCTGCGTGGGTAGCACCTGGTGCCGCTTCGGGTTGCATGACAGCGTCTCGTTTGCCATAGAAGTGGAAGACCGCTACAAAGGCATCAGGGCGCCGCATAAACTCAAAGGCGGGGTGAGCGGCTGCATCAGAGAATGTGCCGAGGCGCAGTCCAAAGATTTCGGCATCATTGCTACGGAGAAAGGCTGGAACCTGTACGTGGGCGGCAACGGAGGCTCCAAACCCCAGCATGCCCAATTGTTGGCCGCCGACATAGACAAGGAAACCTGCATCAAGTACCTGGACCGTTTCCTGATGTTCTACATCAACACCGCCGACGCCCTTACCAGAACGGCCACTTGGCTAAACAAACTGGAAGGAGGCATGCCGTACCTCAAAAACGTGATCATCAACGACAGCCTTGGCATCTGTGAACAGTTGGAGCAGGAAATGCAATCACTCATTCATAACTACCATTGCGAGTGGAAAGAAGTGGTGCAAAACCCGGAGCTTAGAAAACGCTTTGTGCACTTCGTGAATGCCCCCCGCGAGAAAGATCCTCAAGTGAAGTTCGCCCAAATGCGCGGGCAGGTGAAAGCAGTGGAGTGGTAGGTTTCAATTAGAAATGTGAATCAGGAACAAAGAATCAATGCAGTAGTACCTAAATATAAGTCAGTTATGGAAGTAGCAGTTTTAACCTCAGTAGATTGGATATTGGTTTGTCACACTCATGATGTACCCGAAAACGGTGGGGCCTGTGTCAAGTACCAGGAGGAGCAGATCGCCATCTTCAACTTCAGCCGTCGGGGCGAATGGTATGCCACCCAGAACCTCTGCCCTCACAAACAGCAAATGGTGCTCTCCCGCGGTATGATAGGCAGCACAGGGGAGGCCTGCGAGCCGAAAGTAGCCTGTCCTTTTCACAAGAAAACCTTTTCCCTTTTGTCTGGTGAATGCCTGACGGGGGAAGACTACCAGATCAAAACCTACCCCGTGAAAGTGGAAGGAGACAAGGTGTACATCGGCTTTGAAAGCTAAAACACCCGCACTATTTGTAAGCAGGAAAACGGCTTGTTTTTCATTCTACTCATCTTTTAAGCAAGTGCCAGGCATTGCTCTATGTAAAAGGGCGCAATGTCTCTAAACAAAATTTAAAATAAGTCACATATCTAAGTTTCTCTTAATAAGGCAGTTTATGACCTTAAATGGGGAAAGTATGCTCAAAACAAGGCAAACCCCAGCATCTGCTGAGTCTAACCTTCCTAAAAGTTGTAGTCTAACTCCATCCATGTCAGCTTTCCTATGAAAAACCTTTTCGCTCATAAAATACTGTTGATGGCATGTGTGCTGTTCTGGTGCTCTAAACAGGCAAGCGCTCAATTCACGCTTTCTGCGGAGGTGAGGCCAAGGGCTGAATTAAGACATGGTTTCAAAACAGTGAAAGCGGAAAAGGATGATCCTGCCTTTTTTGTGGAGCAGCGGTCTCGGTTGAGTGCGCTGTACAAGAGGGAAAAACTAGGGGTGAAAGTAACCCTGCAGGACGTGCGGGTGTGGGGAAACACCAACCAGATCTACAAATCAGACCCCAGTCTTTTCAATGTATACGAGGCCTACGGCGAATACCAACTCACTCCTCAGCTAGCCATACGCGTGGGCAGGCAGGAACTGGACTATGACAACGCCCGCTTTCTGGGCAACCTGGATTGGGCACAGCAAGGACGCAGCCATGATGCCGCTCGCATCAAGTACGCCGATAGTACTGGGTTTGCGGTACACGCTGGAGCAGGCTTCAACCAGTCGGTGGCTTCTGAGCCTACCAAGCTTTTTGACACCTATTATTCAGGGGTAGACAATTACAAAACCATGCAGTACCTGTGGGTGCACAAGGAGTGGAGCTTGGCCAAAGTGTCGGCGTTGTTCTTTAACGACGGGCGGCAGAAAGCGGACTCCACCGTAGCTTTCCGGCAAACCTACGGACTTGCCGGCGAGGTGAACGCCGGACGGGTGAAGCTGGGAAGTGAGTTGTATTTCCAGGGCGGGAAGGATGTGGCTGGCAAAACGGTGCGGGCGTATTTGGCGGCGGCATACGCCACCTTTACTACTAAACTCACTCCCGTGACCCTAGGCGTAGATTACCTTTCAGGCACCGGCAGAGGAGAGTCGCGCAACCACGCTTTCAATCCGCTGTACGGGACCAACCATGCTTTCTATGGCTTGATGGATTACTTCTACGTGGGCAGCAGCCATGGGCAGGAGGGACGTACCACGGGTTTAGTAGATGTTTTCCTGAAAACGGCCTTTAAATTAGGCCAGAGCAGTTCGCTTCTGGCGCAATTCCATCATTTTAAATCACCGGTAACGTTAGTTAATCCTACAGAGGCTACAGGTACCCTCTCTTCGCGGCTAGGCGAAGAAATTGACTTGGTCTTCAATCAGAACATCAGCGCTGACTTTAACCTGAAACTGGGGTATTCCCAACTCTACGCCACCAACTCCCTTGATGCGCTAAAAGGCAAAAGGGGTAGTGGGGTCAACCAATGGGCCTGGCTCATGCTCA is part of the Rufibacter tibetensis genome and harbors:
- the nirB gene encoding nitrite reductase large subunit NirB, coding for MSQQSKPIVVVIGNGMVGYKFCEKLMAKTNAFQVVVFGEEPRRAYDRVHLSEFFNGKSAEDLSLSGPDWYAEKNITLYLGETISEINRTQKVVHSLHGISQPYDYLVMATGSAAFVPDVPGVEKEGVFVYRTIEDLELMQAYAKTARKGAVMGGGLLGLEAAKALMDLGLEETHVIEFAPRLMPRQVDLAGSNMLQAKLEALGLNMHLKKSTTNILGDGKIDGLQFADDTLLEVDMLVISAGIRPRDELARLAGLEVGTRGGIVVNDHMQTSDTSIFAIGECALHEGMIYGLVAPGYEMAETVATLLCQGEKAFTGFDMSTKLKLIGVDVASFGDPFISEPDARSIVFEDSHKGIYKRINLSPDGKYLLGGVLVGDAAAYNILLQTVTNNIVLPPNPEDLILGSRGGESDAGAGVMSLPDEALICSCESVTKGDICSAVTQGGVTSLEGMKKCTKAATCCGGCAPLVKDLILETQKANGAYVKNNVCEHFDFSRQELFDLLKLNNIQTYDEALDTFGKGDGCEACKPTIASILASLWNKVIVKQSTIQDSNDRYLANIQKGGTYSVVPRIPGGEITPDKLIVIGQVAKKYDLYTKITGGQRIDLFGAHLSDLPDIWEELIDAGFESGHAYGKALRTVKSCVGSTWCRFGLHDSVSFAIEVEDRYKGIRAPHKLKGGVSGCIRECAEAQSKDFGIIATEKGWNLYVGGNGGSKPQHAQLLAADIDKETCIKYLDRFLMFYINTADALTRTATWLNKLEGGMPYLKNVIINDSLGICEQLEQEMQSLIHNYHCEWKEVVQNPELRKRFVHFVNAPREKDPQVKFAQMRGQVKAVEW
- the nirD gene encoding nitrite reductase small subunit NirD; this translates as MEVAVLTSVDWILVCHTHDVPENGGACVKYQEEQIAIFNFSRRGEWYATQNLCPHKQQMVLSRGMIGSTGEACEPKVACPFHKKTFSLLSGECLTGEDYQIKTYPVKVEGDKVYIGFES
- a CDS encoding alginate export family protein, whose translation is MKNLFAHKILLMACVLFWCSKQASAQFTLSAEVRPRAELRHGFKTVKAEKDDPAFFVEQRSRLSALYKREKLGVKVTLQDVRVWGNTNQIYKSDPSLFNVYEAYGEYQLTPQLAIRVGRQELDYDNARFLGNLDWAQQGRSHDAARIKYADSTGFAVHAGAGFNQSVASEPTKLFDTYYSGVDNYKTMQYLWVHKEWSLAKVSALFFNDGRQKADSTVAFRQTYGLAGEVNAGRVKLGSELYFQGGKDVAGKTVRAYLAAAYATFTTKLTPVTLGVDYLSGTGRGESRNHAFNPLYGTNHAFYGLMDYFYVGSSHGQEGRTTGLVDVFLKTAFKLGQSSSLLAQFHHFKSPVTLVNPTEATGTLSSRLGEEIDLVFNQNISADFNLKLGYSQLYATNSLDALKGKRGSGVNQWAWLMLTFKPVLFQQQAP